The proteins below are encoded in one region of Rhizobacter sp.:
- a CDS encoding tripartite tricarboxylate transporter substrate binding protein — MNLSADRRRLLLAAAAAPIALSAPRAQAQGWPSKPVRIVVPFAPGGTTDVLARALAPELQKAFGQPFVVDNKAGAGGNVGAAEVAKSLPDGHTLLLGTVGTHAINAALYQSMPFDHIKDFAPITLVANVPNVLVMNPAKAAAAKINSVADLIKYAKANPGKLNMASAGNGTSIHLAGELFKTMSGTFMVHFPYRGSGPALIDLIGGTMDVMFDNFPSSMPHIKSGKLKALAVTGSTRSLTMLDLPTVEEAGGPALKGYEATSWFGLLAPAGTPPDVVSRVQQETANALKNPALRDRMLAQGAIPSGMSSAAFTRLIASETRKWAKVVKASGARAE, encoded by the coding sequence ATGAACCTGTCTGCCGACCGTCGCCGCCTGCTGCTGGCGGCTGCCGCCGCCCCCATCGCCCTGTCAGCCCCGCGCGCCCAGGCCCAAGGCTGGCCGAGCAAGCCGGTGCGCATCGTCGTGCCCTTCGCCCCTGGCGGCACGACCGACGTGCTGGCCCGCGCGCTCGCCCCCGAGCTGCAGAAGGCTTTCGGCCAACCCTTCGTCGTCGACAACAAGGCCGGCGCCGGCGGCAACGTGGGTGCGGCCGAGGTGGCCAAGTCGCTGCCCGACGGGCACACGCTGCTGCTGGGCACCGTGGGCACGCACGCGATCAATGCCGCGCTCTACCAGAGCATGCCCTTCGATCACATCAAGGACTTCGCCCCCATCACGCTCGTGGCCAACGTGCCCAACGTGCTGGTGATGAACCCGGCCAAGGCCGCCGCCGCCAAGATCAACAGCGTGGCCGACCTGATCAAGTACGCCAAGGCCAACCCCGGCAAGCTCAACATGGCCAGCGCCGGCAACGGCACCTCCATCCACCTCGCGGGTGAACTCTTCAAGACCATGAGCGGCACCTTCATGGTCCATTTCCCGTACCGCGGCTCGGGCCCGGCGCTGATCGACCTGATCGGCGGCACGATGGACGTGATGTTCGACAACTTCCCGTCGTCGATGCCGCACATCAAGTCGGGCAAGCTCAAGGCGCTGGCCGTCACCGGCAGCACCCGCTCGTTGACGATGCTGGACCTGCCCACCGTCGAAGAGGCGGGCGGCCCGGCGCTCAAGGGCTACGAGGCGACCTCATGGTTCGGCCTGCTGGCGCCGGCCGGCACGCCACCCGACGTGGTGAGCCGCGTGCAGCAGGAGACGGCCAATGCGCTCAAGAACCCCGCCCTGCGCGACCGCATGCTCGCGCAGGGCGCCATTCCGAGCGGCATGAGCTCGGCGGCTTTCACCCGGCTCATCGCCTCCGAGACCCGCAAGTGGGCCAAGGTGGTGAAGGCCTCGGGGGCGCGCGCCGAGTAG
- a CDS encoding glutathione S-transferase has translation MLQVLGKSSSINVRKVLWTCVELGLAFEQEEWGAGFRDTRVPEFTALNPNAMVPVIRDGEFVLWESNTICRYLAHKAGRTDLLPADAQGRAAVEKWMDWQATELNNSWRYAFMGLVRHSPQHADRSAIAASVAEFHRHMAMLDAQLARTGAYAAGATFTLADVVLGLSTHRWHSLPVERPALPAVAAYYERLSTRPGFLRHGRNGQP, from the coding sequence ATGCTGCAAGTGCTCGGAAAGTCATCGTCGATCAACGTGCGCAAGGTGCTGTGGACCTGTGTAGAGCTAGGCCTTGCGTTCGAGCAGGAGGAATGGGGCGCGGGCTTCCGCGACACCCGCGTTCCCGAGTTCACCGCCCTCAACCCGAACGCGATGGTGCCGGTGATCCGGGACGGCGAGTTCGTGCTGTGGGAGTCGAACACCATCTGCCGCTACCTTGCGCACAAGGCCGGCCGCACCGACCTGCTGCCGGCCGATGCGCAGGGCCGCGCTGCCGTCGAGAAGTGGATGGACTGGCAAGCCACCGAGCTCAACAACAGCTGGCGCTACGCCTTCATGGGCCTGGTGCGGCACAGCCCGCAGCACGCCGACCGCAGCGCCATCGCAGCGAGCGTCGCCGAGTTCCATCGCCACATGGCGATGCTCGATGCGCAACTGGCCCGCACCGGCGCCTATGCGGCAGGCGCCACCTTCACGCTGGCCGATGTGGTGCTGGGCCTGTCGACGCACCGCTGGCATTCGCTGCCGGTGGAGCGCCCCGCACTGCCGGCCGTCGCCGCTTACTACGAGCGTCTGAGCACACGGCCGGGCTTTCTGCGCCACGGCCGCAATGGGCAACCCTGA
- a CDS encoding PLP-dependent aminotransferase family protein, producing the protein MDTVETNLASEPLYQRVAHHYRGAIRAGTLAPGARMPSVRSMTRLHQVSLSTALQACRHLEDEGLLEARPRSGYFVRTARRLAMPPAREPDTAEAVDAARYVGIHDRVSAFVAQGERSAVKHDFAAAYAAPEQYPGEALKNAAMRALRQHPDLLVKPVGSSGDAGLRAVLARRALDAGMQLTAHDIVVTQGCVESLNVALRAVCQPGDTVAVESPAYYGLLQVLESLSLRALEIPTSPSTGLSIEALELALQTHERIQAVVVVPNFQNPLGCVMPDGHKQRLVELCSRFEVPVIEDDTYSALCDDGVPLKAVKAWDRDGSVIHCASLRKTLAPGLRLGWVSGGRWHARIQMLKYAQSRANEALSQITAAEFIASSAYDRHLARLRRLLKAQREQVAECIVASFPEGTRFNVPAGSLLLWVQLPDGCEAQRVSDAALERGIRVVPGPLFSNSKRYDNCLRISSGFPVTAEAQQGLRELGRLAGNLISARP; encoded by the coding sequence ATGGACACCGTGGAAACGAACCTCGCCTCCGAGCCTCTGTATCAGCGCGTCGCGCACCACTACCGCGGCGCCATTCGCGCCGGCACGCTCGCGCCCGGCGCCCGCATGCCCTCGGTGCGCTCGATGACGCGCCTGCACCAGGTGAGCCTGTCGACCGCCTTGCAGGCCTGCCGCCACCTCGAAGACGAAGGCCTGCTCGAAGCGCGGCCCCGCTCGGGCTACTTCGTGCGCACGGCCCGGCGCCTCGCGATGCCGCCGGCACGCGAGCCCGACACCGCCGAGGCGGTCGACGCCGCGCGCTACGTCGGCATCCACGACCGGGTGTCGGCCTTCGTCGCGCAGGGCGAGCGCAGCGCGGTCAAGCACGACTTCGCCGCAGCCTATGCCGCGCCCGAGCAATACCCCGGCGAGGCGCTGAAGAACGCCGCGATGCGCGCCCTGCGCCAGCACCCCGACCTGCTGGTCAAACCCGTGGGCTCGTCGGGCGATGCCGGCCTGCGCGCCGTGCTCGCCCGCCGCGCGCTCGACGCCGGCATGCAGCTGACCGCGCACGACATCGTGGTCACGCAAGGCTGCGTGGAGTCGCTCAACGTCGCGCTGCGCGCGGTGTGCCAGCCCGGCGACACGGTGGCGGTGGAGTCACCGGCCTACTACGGCCTGCTGCAGGTGCTCGAGAGCCTGAGCCTGCGCGCGCTCGAGATCCCCACCAGCCCCAGCACCGGCCTCTCGATCGAGGCGCTGGAGCTCGCGCTGCAGACGCACGAGCGCATCCAGGCCGTCGTCGTCGTGCCGAATTTCCAGAACCCGCTCGGCTGCGTGATGCCCGATGGGCACAAGCAGCGCCTGGTCGAGCTGTGCAGCCGCTTCGAAGTGCCGGTGATCGAAGACGACACCTACAGCGCGCTCTGCGACGACGGCGTGCCGCTCAAAGCCGTGAAAGCGTGGGACCGCGACGGCAGCGTGATCCACTGCGCGTCGCTGCGCAAGACGCTCGCGCCCGGCCTGCGCCTGGGCTGGGTGAGCGGCGGGCGCTGGCATGCGCGCATCCAGATGCTCAAGTACGCGCAGAGCCGCGCCAACGAAGCGCTCTCGCAGATCACCGCGGCCGAGTTCATCGCCAGCAGCGCGTATGACCGCCACCTCGCGCGCCTGCGCCGGCTGCTCAAGGCGCAACGCGAGCAGGTGGCCGAGTGCATCGTCGCGAGCTTCCCGGAAGGCACGCGCTTCAACGTGCCGGCCGGCAGCCTCTTGCTGTGGGTGCAGCTGCCCGACGGCTGCGAGGCCCAGCGCGTGAGCGATGCGGCGCTGGAGCGTGGCATCCGCGTGGTGCCCGGGCCGCTCTTCTCGAACTCGAAGCGCTACGACAACTGCCTGCGCATCAGCAGCGGCTTTCCCGTCACGGCCGAGGCGCAGCAGGGCTTGCGCGAGCTGGGGCGCCTCGCGGGGAACCTGATCAGCGCGCGGCCTTGA
- a CDS encoding DUF1415 domain-containing protein has translation MNTPHASTVIAETRAWLEHAVIGLNLCPFAKAVHAKGQVRYVVSEATDPEALLAELLAEMQRLADTDPAEVDTTLLIHPQVLHDFYDFNDFLGLAEDALAEAGHEGVLQLASFHPDFQFAGTDADDVGNATNRAPYPTLHLLREASIDRAVAAFPEAEAIYEANIETMERLGPEGWAALQARIKAAR, from the coding sequence GTGAACACGCCCCACGCCAGCACCGTCATCGCCGAAACCCGCGCCTGGCTCGAACACGCGGTGATCGGCCTCAACCTCTGCCCCTTCGCCAAGGCCGTGCACGCCAAGGGCCAGGTGCGCTACGTGGTGAGCGAAGCCACCGACCCCGAGGCACTGCTCGCCGAGCTGCTCGCCGAGATGCAGCGGCTTGCCGACACCGACCCGGCCGAGGTCGACACCACGCTCCTGATCCACCCGCAGGTGCTGCACGACTTCTACGACTTCAACGACTTCCTCGGCCTCGCCGAAGACGCGCTGGCCGAGGCTGGACATGAAGGTGTGCTGCAACTCGCGAGCTTCCACCCCGACTTCCAGTTCGCCGGCACCGACGCCGACGACGTGGGCAACGCCACCAACCGCGCGCCCTACCCCACGCTGCACCTGCTGCGCGAGGCGAGCATCGACCGGGCGGTGGCGGCCTTCCCCGAGGCCGAGGCGATCTACGAGGCCAACATCGAGACGATGGAACGGCTGGGGCCCGAGGGCTGGGCCGCGCTGCAGGCGCGCATCAAGGCCGCGCGCTGA
- a CDS encoding MFS transporter, producing MRHQPTRDGASPKPPLPRAIWVLGFVSLLMDVSSELIHSLLPLFVVGTLGVSVLVVGLIEGVAESTALIVKVFSGALSDYFRRRKLLAVVGYALGALTKPAFALAQGAGLVVAARFVDRIGKGIRGAPRDALVADLVGADQRGAAYGLRQSLDTVGAVVGPLLATALMLLFLGDFRAVFWLAVVPALMAVALLLFGVREPESTPGPTAVNPIRPESLRRLGTAYWAVVSIGGVFTLARFSEAFLVLRAEQLGVAASFVPLVMVAMNLAYAFSAYPFGKLADTMSHAALLACGLVALVAADLTLAFASGWPVMLLGVALWGLHMGMTQGLLAAMVADTAPEDLRGTAFGLFNLVSGLAMLAASAIAGLLWDHLGAATTFLAGAAFAVIALVALAAAEARRSLARSA from the coding sequence ATGCGCCACCAGCCGACTCGCGACGGGGCATCGCCCAAACCACCGCTGCCACGCGCGATCTGGGTTCTCGGCTTCGTCAGCCTGCTGATGGACGTCTCGTCGGAGCTCATTCACAGCCTGCTGCCGCTGTTCGTCGTGGGCACGCTGGGCGTGAGCGTGCTGGTGGTCGGGCTCATCGAGGGCGTCGCCGAGTCGACGGCGCTGATCGTCAAAGTCTTCTCGGGTGCGCTCAGCGACTACTTCCGCCGGCGCAAGCTGCTCGCCGTGGTGGGCTATGCCCTGGGTGCGCTGACCAAGCCCGCCTTCGCGCTGGCCCAGGGCGCCGGCCTGGTCGTCGCAGCACGCTTCGTCGACCGCATCGGCAAGGGCATTCGTGGGGCCCCGCGCGATGCGCTGGTGGCCGATCTGGTCGGCGCCGATCAACGCGGCGCGGCCTATGGGCTGCGCCAGTCGCTCGACACCGTGGGCGCCGTTGTCGGCCCGCTGCTCGCCACCGCGCTGATGCTGCTGTTCCTCGGCGACTTCCGCGCGGTGTTCTGGCTGGCAGTGGTGCCGGCCTTGATGGCGGTGGCGCTGCTGCTTTTCGGTGTGCGAGAGCCCGAGTCCACGCCTGGGCCCACTGCGGTCAACCCCATCCGGCCTGAGTCTCTGCGGCGCCTGGGCACTGCTTACTGGGCCGTGGTGTCGATTGGCGGCGTGTTCACGCTCGCACGCTTCAGCGAAGCTTTTTTGGTGCTCCGGGCCGAGCAGCTCGGCGTGGCGGCCAGTTTTGTGCCGCTGGTGATGGTGGCGATGAACCTCGCCTACGCGTTCAGCGCCTACCCGTTTGGCAAGCTCGCAGACACCATGAGCCACGCCGCCTTGTTGGCCTGCGGCCTGGTAGCACTTGTCGCCGCCGACCTGACGCTCGCCTTCGCGTCAGGCTGGCCGGTGATGCTGCTCGGCGTGGCCCTGTGGGGCCTGCACATGGGCATGACGCAGGGGCTGCTCGCTGCAATGGTGGCAGACACGGCGCCAGAGGACCTGCGCGGGACCGCCTTCGGCCTATTCAACTTGGTCAGCGGCCTGGCCATGCTGGCGGCGAGCGCCATCGCCGGCCTGCTGTGGGACCATCTTGGGGCAGCGACCACGTTCCTGGCGGGTGCCGCGTTCGCCGTCATCGCACTCGTCGCACTGGCCGCAGCGGAGGCTCGCCGCTCCCTGGCGCGAAGCGCCTGA
- a CDS encoding LysR family transcriptional regulator, with protein sequence MSLPLVQLPPLDLIRGFVAVGRRMSITLAAHDLCVTQSAVSRQVHALEAHLGVRLLVRAYRAVTFTPEGEHLFRLADVAVQQLQDVTAGLKAQGKSRPVTVTASIGITALWLLPRLSRLQKAHPGLDVRIAASDKVSDIHKEGVDLAIRYTAAAHAPKGAIQLFGESIAPVAHPSLASTPWRGPKDLRSKVLLEFDSPRHPWLQWAGWLEARGWAAAKPGGMVHFNQYDHTIQAALAGQGVALGRLELIQPLLASGQLVVVDENPPCASNYGFWLIRADAHPRREVEKMQQWIVAESTPG encoded by the coding sequence ATGTCACTTCCCTTGGTTCAGTTGCCACCGCTCGATCTGATCAGAGGTTTCGTCGCGGTCGGGCGACGCATGAGCATCACGCTCGCAGCCCACGATCTGTGCGTCACTCAATCGGCGGTGAGCCGCCAGGTTCATGCGTTGGAGGCACACCTTGGCGTGCGCTTGCTGGTCCGGGCCTATCGCGCCGTCACCTTCACGCCTGAAGGCGAGCACCTGTTCCGCCTTGCCGATGTCGCCGTGCAACAGCTGCAAGACGTGACGGCCGGTTTGAAAGCTCAAGGCAAGTCGCGGCCCGTCACCGTCACGGCCAGCATCGGCATCACCGCGCTGTGGCTCCTGCCTCGTTTGAGCCGACTCCAGAAGGCCCATCCGGGGCTGGACGTGCGAATCGCGGCAAGCGACAAGGTTTCCGACATCCACAAGGAAGGTGTCGATCTGGCCATTCGCTACACCGCTGCCGCGCATGCGCCCAAGGGCGCCATCCAGCTGTTTGGCGAGTCGATCGCCCCTGTCGCGCACCCGTCGCTTGCGTCAACCCCATGGCGCGGGCCCAAAGACCTGCGCTCGAAGGTTCTGCTGGAGTTCGACTCGCCGCGTCACCCTTGGCTGCAATGGGCCGGGTGGCTCGAGGCTCGTGGCTGGGCTGCCGCCAAGCCTGGAGGGATGGTCCACTTCAATCAATATGACCACACGATCCAGGCAGCGCTGGCAGGCCAAGGCGTGGCGCTGGGTCGGCTTGAACTGATTCAGCCATTGCTGGCCTCTGGACAGCTGGTGGTCGTCGACGAAAACCCGCCCTGCGCGTCCAACTATGGCTTTTGGCTGATCCGGGCCGACGCGCATCCTCGCCGTGAGGTCGAGAAGATGCAGCAATGGATCGTGGCGGAATCGACACCGGGGTGA
- a CDS encoding MFS transporter: MGLALGVRHVLGLFMVPVTLSHGWTRETFSMALALQNLTWGLTQPFVGMVADRYGSARVIVAGLICGALGLLVMATATTPVLFMVGAGCLMGLALSGTAFGAIYGALSRLVAPDRRAWALGVAGAIGGLGQFILVPAAQALIEAYGWSAAFAVLAAALAIALPLARQLRDQAVYGEAVQAGGMRQAIAEAFALPSFWLLNLGFLACGFQLAFIANHLPAYLLDRGLPASSAVTALALVALANVAGTYACGVLGARFRRKYLLAWVYLLRTAAMAVFVLAPLSALSVYAFAIVMGLLWLGTVPLTNGLVSQLFGVRYLSTLFGFVFLGHQLGAFLGSWLGGFVFESTRSYDLVWLLSMGLGLLAAALHFPIQDLAPRRVSPASS; encoded by the coding sequence ATGGGCCTGGCACTTGGCGTGCGCCATGTTCTGGGGCTGTTCATGGTCCCGGTCACGCTCTCGCATGGCTGGACGCGAGAAACCTTCTCGATGGCACTCGCGTTGCAAAACCTGACTTGGGGCCTCACCCAGCCCTTTGTCGGGATGGTGGCCGATCGCTACGGCAGCGCGCGCGTCATCGTCGCGGGGCTGATCTGCGGCGCGCTCGGCCTGCTGGTCATGGCGACTGCGACCACACCTGTGCTTTTCATGGTCGGTGCCGGCTGTCTGATGGGGCTTGCGTTGTCGGGTACCGCGTTCGGTGCGATCTATGGCGCGCTTAGCAGGCTGGTGGCGCCGGACCGCAGGGCATGGGCCCTTGGCGTGGCGGGGGCCATCGGGGGGTTGGGACAGTTCATCCTGGTGCCAGCCGCACAAGCGTTGATCGAGGCCTACGGATGGAGCGCGGCATTTGCAGTTCTCGCCGCGGCCTTGGCAATCGCCCTGCCATTGGCCCGGCAGTTGCGCGACCAGGCGGTGTACGGTGAGGCGGTGCAAGCGGGTGGCATGCGCCAGGCCATCGCTGAAGCGTTTGCGCTGCCATCCTTCTGGCTGCTGAACCTCGGCTTTCTGGCATGTGGCTTTCAGCTGGCATTCATCGCGAACCACCTGCCAGCCTATCTCCTGGACCGCGGCTTGCCGGCTTCGAGCGCCGTGACCGCGCTGGCGCTTGTCGCCCTGGCCAACGTGGCGGGCACGTATGCATGCGGCGTGCTGGGCGCAAGGTTCAGGCGCAAATACCTGCTGGCGTGGGTCTATCTGCTCCGCACGGCAGCGATGGCCGTGTTTGTGCTGGCGCCGCTCAGCGCGCTCTCGGTATATGCGTTCGCCATCGTGATGGGGCTGCTGTGGCTGGGAACCGTGCCCCTGACGAATGGCCTGGTGTCGCAACTCTTCGGTGTCCGCTACCTCAGCACACTGTTTGGGTTCGTGTTCCTCGGCCATCAACTCGGCGCATTTCTGGGCAGTTGGCTTGGCGGTTTCGTCTTCGAGTCCACGAGGTCCTACGACCTGGTCTGGCTGCTTTCAATGGGACTGGGCTTGCTTGCCGCGGCGTTGCACTTCCCGATCCAGGATCTCGCACCGAGGCGGGTGTCACCCGCATCCTCGTGA
- a CDS encoding methyltransferase has protein sequence MPASGDVEACLSFVVPAYGERPFSYVSEPPPGVPWEGASYEQHRVQISDARTTRPSIDREGFELLPSHSGIDDFTDEAAVREVHYPEIAELVLGATGAEQAFVFDHLLRRREAARGPLGFGRKDGRGVASANGRVHNDYTESSGRRRLGLVLGDALPAAQGRRHAIVNVWRSIGGPVVDTPLALCDARTVATADLVHSEVRYPHRTGEIYQGRFSQAHRWSYFSRMDRDEALVFKQYDSQTQGVSRFVLHAAFDHPGMPEGAPPRESIEARCLVLY, from the coding sequence ATGCCAGCAAGCGGTGACGTCGAAGCGTGCCTGAGTTTTGTGGTGCCGGCGTATGGCGAGCGCCCGTTCAGCTACGTGTCTGAGCCACCTCCTGGCGTTCCGTGGGAAGGCGCCTCCTACGAGCAGCATCGCGTGCAAATTTCAGATGCGCGCACCACTCGGCCGTCAATCGACCGGGAGGGGTTCGAGCTGCTGCCATCGCACAGCGGCATCGATGATTTCACGGACGAGGCCGCGGTGCGTGAAGTGCATTACCCGGAAATCGCCGAGCTGGTGCTAGGAGCTACTGGCGCGGAGCAGGCGTTCGTCTTCGACCACCTGCTGCGCCGGCGAGAAGCCGCCCGAGGGCCGCTTGGTTTCGGGCGAAAGGACGGCCGTGGTGTGGCTTCAGCTAACGGGCGGGTTCACAACGACTACACCGAATCCTCAGGAAGACGAAGACTCGGGCTCGTGCTGGGCGATGCGCTTCCCGCCGCCCAAGGCCGGCGACACGCGATCGTGAATGTGTGGCGGTCCATCGGGGGGCCGGTGGTCGACACGCCCCTCGCGCTTTGCGACGCGCGCACGGTCGCCACAGCGGACCTGGTCCACAGCGAAGTACGGTATCCACATCGCACCGGTGAGATCTATCAAGGCCGCTTTTCGCAAGCGCATCGTTGGTCGTATTTCTCGCGCATGGATCGCGATGAAGCGCTCGTCTTCAAGCAGTACGACTCGCAAACGCAAGGCGTCTCGCGGTTCGTGCTCCATGCCGCGTTCGACCATCCCGGCATGCCAGAGGGCGCCCCTCCGCGGGAGAGCATCGAGGCACGCTGCCTGGTTCTCTATTGA
- a CDS encoding VIT family protein: MRHSERHRTHRTGWLRAAVLGANDGIVSTASLILGVAATGAGTRAILVAGVASLVAGAMSMAAGEYVSVSSQADTESADLARERSELAADPKQEHAELTAIYRQRGLSEALASSVATELMAHDALGAHARDELGISETLAAKPVQAALASAATFAAGAALPLLVVLLLPVSVLMWGVAISSLVFLAALGAIAARAGGSGVLLSAGRVTFWGALAMALTAGVGALFGVAA; the protein is encoded by the coding sequence ATGCGACACAGCGAAAGACACAGAACGCACCGCACGGGCTGGCTGCGGGCCGCCGTCCTCGGCGCCAACGACGGCATCGTCTCGACGGCCAGCCTCATCCTCGGCGTGGCGGCCACGGGCGCCGGCACCCGGGCCATCCTCGTGGCGGGGGTGGCGAGCCTCGTGGCCGGAGCGATGTCGATGGCGGCGGGGGAGTACGTCTCGGTGAGCTCGCAGGCCGACACCGAGAGCGCCGACCTCGCCCGAGAACGGTCCGAGCTGGCCGCAGACCCGAAGCAGGAACACGCCGAGCTCACCGCCATCTACCGCCAGCGCGGCCTGAGCGAAGCCTTGGCGTCGAGCGTGGCCACCGAGCTGATGGCACACGACGCGCTGGGAGCGCATGCGCGTGACGAACTCGGCATCTCCGAGACGCTCGCAGCCAAGCCGGTGCAGGCGGCGTTGGCCTCGGCGGCCACGTTCGCGGCCGGTGCGGCGCTGCCGCTGCTGGTGGTGCTCCTGCTGCCGGTCTCCGTGCTGATGTGGGGCGTCGCGATCAGTTCACTCGTCTTCCTGGCGGCACTCGGCGCCATCGCGGCGCGTGCCGGAGGCTCCGGCGTGCTCTTGTCCGCGGGGCGTGTGACGTTCTGGGGGGCGCTGGCGATGGCCCTGACGGCGGGCGTCGGCGCGCTCTTCGGGGTGGCGGCCTAA
- a CDS encoding PepSY domain-containing protein, with product MRYPSTWRHGVVVLSLGAAMLPAWAGDDCDAPLSRWQSRDAVRQMAEAKGWQIQRLKIDDGCYEIRATDAEGRAFKAKLDPETLKVLKMKSGDHERERERARHRDRTPASSPASAPDVPPRR from the coding sequence ATGCGATACCCAAGCACTTGGCGCCACGGCGTCGTGGTTCTGTCACTGGGTGCGGCGATGCTCCCCGCGTGGGCGGGTGACGACTGCGATGCGCCGCTGAGCCGTTGGCAGTCGCGCGACGCCGTGCGGCAGATGGCCGAGGCGAAGGGCTGGCAGATCCAGCGGCTGAAGATCGACGACGGCTGCTACGAGATCCGCGCCACCGATGCCGAGGGGCGCGCCTTCAAGGCCAAGCTCGACCCCGAGACCCTGAAGGTGCTGAAGATGAAATCGGGTGATCACGAGCGCGAGCGCGAGCGAGCACGCCATCGTGATCGCACCCCCGCAAGCTCACCCGCCTCGGCGCCGGATGTGCCGCCACGCCGTTGA
- a CDS encoding DUF2271 domain-containing protein produces MSKPLLTALAAACAMALPAAAQSRPFTLSTQLKNYGGNGAYLAVYLTDAKGAYVRTLWVAGGKAKYHKHLSDWSRLSAGDAKRLNGVTGASVGAGRSLQVTADLADALIDAGYEIRIDAAAEDMRDSPSEVRVPLTKANAGKPQAGKQYIQSATFQLQ; encoded by the coding sequence ATGTCCAAACCCCTCCTGACCGCCCTGGCCGCCGCCTGCGCGATGGCCTTGCCCGCCGCGGCACAGAGCCGCCCCTTCACGCTGAGCACCCAGCTCAAGAACTACGGGGGCAACGGTGCCTACCTGGCCGTGTACCTCACCGATGCGAAAGGCGCCTACGTGCGCACGCTGTGGGTGGCGGGCGGCAAGGCCAAGTACCACAAGCACCTGTCCGACTGGAGCCGCCTCTCGGCCGGCGACGCCAAGCGCCTCAACGGCGTCACTGGCGCGAGTGTCGGCGCCGGGCGCTCGCTCCAGGTCACGGCCGATCTGGCCGATGCCTTGATCGATGCGGGCTACGAGATCCGCATCGATGCGGCGGCAGAAGACATGCGCGACAGCCCGTCGGAGGTTCGTGTGCCGCTGACCAAGGCCAACGCCGGCAAGCCGCAGGCGGGCAAGCAGTACATCCAGTCGGCCACCTTCCAGCTTCAGTAG